In the genome of Globicephala melas chromosome 7, mGloMel1.2, whole genome shotgun sequence, one region contains:
- the STK36 gene encoding serine/threonine-protein kinase 36 isoform X5: MCGTVPGAVALHHHLYLLLRDPEISVMEKYHVLEMIGEGSFGRVYKGRRKYSAQVVVALKFIPKLGRSEKELRNLQREIEIMRGLRHPNIVHMLDSFETDKEVVVVTDYAEGELFQILEDDGKLPEEQVQAIAAQLVSALYYLHSHRILHRDMKPQNILLAKGGGIKLCDFGFARAMSTNTMVLTSIKGTPLYMSPELVEERPYDHTADLWSVGCILYELAVGTPPFYTTSIFQLVSQILKDPVRWPPTISPCFKNFLQGLLTKDPRQRLSWPDLLHHPFIAGRVIILTESAGPDLGTPFTSRLPPELQVLKDQQAHRLAPKGNRSRILRQAYKHMAEEAKQKKHQNTGPALEQEDRTSKVASGTASLPRLKATPQEPSLLTGVLGSEMKSSWAEWRAGEAPPAPCRENWITQDCEQAFPELRPEVVGQQSLDAVDLENEEPGNDDAEWRHLLETTEPVPIQLKAPLALLCNPDFCQRIQSQLHEAGGQILKGVLEGASHILPVLRVLSSLLSSCGGDSVSLYSFCRGAGLPRLLLSLLRHSQESSSIQQQRWYGTFLRDLMAVIQAYFACTFNLERSQTGDSLQVFQEAANLFLELLGKLLAQPDDSEQTLRRDSLMCFTVLCEAMDGNSWTISRAFYSSLMTTQRAVLDGLLHGLTVPQLPFHSPPGAPEVSQPLREQSEDLPGALSSALAALCTAPVGLPGCWEAKEQISRHLANQLTEDSNQLRSSLISGLQDPILCLHLLKVLYSCCHVSEPLCRLLGQEPLALESLWKLVQGKVKVVDWEESAEVTLYLLSLLVLHLQDLPSGMEKLGSEVATVFTHSHVVSLVSAAACLLGQLGQQGVTFDLQPVEWIAAATHALSAPAEVRLTPPGGCGFYDGLLMLLLQLLTQGKGNPVRVVASSEMWTVLWHRFSMVLRLPEGASVQEEELSPSSPQSLEPDWTLISPQGMAALLSLAMATFTQEPQLCLSHLSQRGSILMSTLKHLLSPSFLHHLTQAPQGPEFLPVVVLSVCQLLCFPFALDVDADLLEGVLADLTDSEVIAHLLQVCRHHLPLTQAELPISLLTRLALSEPPSLNQFVSTVAACPTTTISFLSAALLGDQPLLTSDLLSLLAHTARVLSPSHLSFIQELLAGPDESYRPLRSLLGHPENSVRARTYGLLGHLLQHSGALRGALQSQLGLLNLLLLGLGDKDPAVRRGASFAVGNAAYQAGPLGPALAAAVPGMTQLLGDPQAGIRRNAASALGNLGPEGLGDELLRCQVPQRLLEVACGDPQPNVKEAALVALRSLQQEPCIHQVLVSLGASEKLALLSLGNQLLPRSSPRPASTKHCRKLIHLLRPTHNT, from the exons ATGTGTGGAACTGTCCCTGGAGCTGTAGCCCTTCACCACCATCTCTATCTCCTTCTGAGGGATCCTGAAATCTCTGTCATGGAAAAGTACCACGTGTTGGAGATGATTGGAGAAGGCTCTTTCGGGAGGGTGTACAAGGGTCGAAGAAAATACAGCGCTCAGGTG GTGGTGGCCCTGAAGTTCATTCCAAAATTGGGACGCTCGGAGAAAGAGCTGAGGAATCTGCAACGAGAGATTGAAATCATGCGGGGTCTGCGGCATCCCAATATTGTGCATATGCTTGACAGCTTTGAGACTGACAAAGAG gtggtggtggtgacagacTATGCTGAGGGAGAGCTTTTTCAAATCCTAGAAGATGATGGAAAACTTCCCGAAGAGCAG GTTCAGGCCATTGCTGCCCAGTTGGTGTCAGCCCTGTACTATCTGCATTCCCACCGCATCCTCCACCGAGACATGAAGCCTCAGAACATCCTCCTTGCCAAGGGTGGTGGCATaaagctctgtgactttgg ATTTGCCCGGGCTATGAGCACCAACACGATGGTGCTGACATCCATTAAAGGCACACCACTCTACATGTCTCCAGAGCTGGTGGAGGAACGACCATACGACCACACAGCGGACCTCTGGTCTGTGGGCTGCATACTGTATGAGCTGGCAGTGGGCACTCCTCCCTTCTATACCACGAGCATCTTTCAGCTGGTCAGCCAAATTCTCAAGGACCCTGTGCGCTGGCCCCCCACCATTAGTCCTTGCTTCAAG AATTTCCTTCAGGGACTGCTCACCAAGGACCCCCGGCAGCGTCTGTCCTGGCCAGACCTGTTACATCATCCCTTTATTGCTGGTCGTGTCATCA TATTAACCGAGTCAGCAGGCCCAGATTTGGGTACCCCATTCACCAGTCGCTTACCCCCAGAACTTCAGGTCCTAAAGGACCAACAGGCGCATCGTCTGGCCCCCAAGGGCAATCGATCTCGCATCTTGCGGCAAGCCTATAAGCACATGGCTGAGGAGGCCAAGCAGAAG AAACACCAGAACACAGGACCTGCCCTCGAGCAAGAGGACAGGACCAGCAAGGTGGCTTCTGGCACAGCCTCTCTGCCCAGACTAAAGGCCACTCCTCAGGAACCAAGCCTCTTGACTGGGGTCTTAGGCTCAGAAATGAAGAGCAGCTGGGCTGAGTGGAGGGCTGGAGAAGCTCCCCCTGCACCTTG CAGGGAAAACTGGATCACCCAGGATTGTGAGCAAGCATTCCCAGAGCTGAGGCCAGAGGTGGTGGGCCAGCAGAGCCTTGATGCAGTGGACCTAGAAAATGAG GAGCCAGGCAACGATGATGCTGAGTGGCGGCACCTGCTAGagaccactgagcctgtgcccaTCCAACTGAAGGCCCCTCTCGCCCTGCTGTGCAATCCCGACTTCTGCCAGCGCATCCAGAGTCAGCTGCATGAGGCTGGAGGGCAG ATCCTGAAAGGCGTGCTGGAGGGCGCTTCCCATATCCTTCCTGTGCTCCGGGTCCTGAGCAGTCTTCTGTCCAGCTGCGGTGGTGACTCTGTTTCCTTGTACTCCTTCTGCCGAGGGGCAGGGCTGCCCCGGCTGCTGCTCAGCCTCCTCCGACACAGCCAGGAGAGCAGCAGTATCCAGCAG CAGCGTTGGTATGGGACCTTCTTACGGGACCTGATGGCTGTGATTCAGGCCTACTTTGCCTGCACCTTCAATCTGGAGAGGAGCCAGACAGGTGACAG CCTACAGGTATTTCAGGAAGCTGCCAACCTCTTTCTGGAGCTCTTGGGGAAACTACTGGCCCAACCAGATGACTCTGAGCAGACTTTGCGGAGGGACAGCCTTATG TGCTTTACTGTTCTGTGTGAAGCCATGGATGGGAACAGCTGGACCATCTCCAGAGCTTTCTACTCCAGCCTGATGACCACACAGCGGGCTGTGTTGGACGGGCTCCTTCATGGCTTGACAGTTCCACAGCTCCCTTTCCACAGCCCCCCAG GAGCCCCCGAGGTGAGCCAGCCGCTTCGGGAGCAGAGTGAGGATCTGCCTGGAGCCCTGTCCTCGGCACTGGCAGCCTTATGCACTGCTCCTGTGGGGCTACCTGGCTGCTGGGAAGCCAAGGAGCAG ATCTCCCGGCATTTGGCAAACCAACTCACTGAAGACAGCAACCAACTGAGGTCATCCCTCATCTCTGGCCTGCAGGATCCCATCCTGTGCCTACACCTTCTCAAG GTTCTCTACTCCTGCTGCCACGTCAGTGAGCCCCTGTGCCGTCTTCTAGGGCAAGAGCCCCTGGCCTTGGAGTCACTGTGGAAGTTGGTCCAGGGCAAG GTAAAGGTAGTGGATTGGGAAGAGTCTGCTGAAGTGACACTGTACCTCCTCTCCCTTCTTGTCCTTCACCTCCAAGATCTGCCTTCTGG AATGGAGAAGCTAGGCAGTGAGGTTGCTACTGTCTTTACCCATTCACACGTCGTCTCTCTTGTG AGCGCAGCAGCCTGTCTGTTGGGACAGCTTGGTCAGCAAGGGGTGACTTTTGACCTCCAGCCTGTGGAGTGGATTGCAGCTGCCACACATGCCCTGTCCGCCCCTGCGGAG GTCCGGCTGACTCCACCAGGTGGCTGTGGATTCTATGATGGCCTCCTCATGCTTCTGCTGCAGCTGCTCACCCAG GGGAAGGGTAATCCAGTAAGGGTCGTGGCTAGCTCAGAAATGTGGACCGTTCTGTGGCACCGCTTCTCCATGGTGCTGAGGCTCCCTGAGGGGGCATCTGTACAGGAAGAGGAGCTGTCACCGTCCAGTCCACAAAGCCTAGAGCCAGACTGGACGCTGATCTCACCCCAAG GCATGGCAGCCCTGCTGAGCCTGGCCATGGCCACCTTTACCCAGGAACCCCAGTTATGCCTGAGCCACCTGTCTCAGCGTGGAAGTATCCTCATGTCCACCCTGAAGCATCTGCTTTCGCCCAGCTTCCTGCATCACCTGACCCAGGC GCCTCAGGGGCCTGAGTTTCTCCCCGTTGTGGTGCTCTCTGTCTGCCAGCTCCTCTGCTTCCCCTTCGCCCTGGATGTGGACGCTGACCTCCTTGAAGGTGTCTTGGCTGACCTCACAGACTCAGAAGTCATAGCGCACCTGCTGCAG GTCTGCCGCCACCATCTTCCACTGACACAAGCCGAGCTGCCCATCAGTCTGCTCACACGCCTGGCCCTCTCTGAGCCCCCCTCTCTCAACCAGTTTGTGAGCACAGTAGCCGCCTGCCCTACAACCACCATCTCATTCCTCTCAGCTGCCCTCCTGGGTGACCAGCCGCTGCTGACCTCtgaccttctctccctcctggcCCACACCGCTCGGGTACTGTCTCCCAGCCATTTGTCCTTTATCCAAGAACTCCTGGCTGGCCCCGATGAATCCTATCGGCCCCTGCGCAGCCTCCTGGGCCACCCAGAGAATTCTGTGCGGGCCCGTACTTACGGGCTTCTGGGACACTTGCTCCAGCACAGCGGAGCCCTGCGTGGGGCCCTGCAGAGCCAGCTAGGACTGCTCAACCTTTTGCTGCTGGGGCTTGGAGACAAAGACCCTGCTGTGCGGCGTGGTGCCAGCTTTGCTGTGGGCAATGCAGCCTACCAAGCTGGTCCCCTGGGGCCTGCCCTGGCGGCTGCGGTGCCCGGTATGACCCAGCTACTTGGAGATCCTCAGGCTGGTATCCGGCGCAATGCCGCATCAGCTCTGGGCAACTTGGGGCCTGAGGGTTTGGGGGACGAGCTGTTACGGTGCCAAGTACCCCAGCGGCTCCTAGAGGTGGCGTGTGGAGACCCCCAGCCAAATGTGAAGGAGGCCGCCCTCGTTGCCCTCCGGAGCCTCCAACAGGAGCCCTGCATCCATCAG GTGCTGGTGTCCCTGGGTGCCAGTGAGAAATTAGCCTTGCTCTCTCTGGGGAATCAGTTACTGCCACGTAGCAGTCCCAGGCCGGCCTCTACCAAACACTGCAGGAAGCTCATTCACCTCTTGAGGCCAACCCACAATACGTGA
- the STK36 gene encoding serine/threonine-protein kinase 36 isoform X1 gives MCGTVPGAVALHHHLYLLLRDPEISVMEKYHVLEMIGEGSFGRVYKGRRKYSAQVVVALKFIPKLGRSEKELRNLQREIEIMRGLRHPNIVHMLDSFETDKEVVVVTDYAEGELFQILEDDGKLPEEQVQAIAAQLVSALYYLHSHRILHRDMKPQNILLAKGGGIKLCDFGFARAMSTNTMVLTSIKGTPLYMSPELVEERPYDHTADLWSVGCILYELAVGTPPFYTTSIFQLVSQILKDPVRWPPTISPCFKNFLQGLLTKDPRQRLSWPDLLHHPFIAGRVIILTESAGPDLGTPFTSRLPPELQVLKDQQAHRLAPKGNRSRILRQAYKHMAEEAKQKKHQNTGPALEQEDRTSKVASGTASLPRLKATPQEPSLLTGVLGSEMKSSWAEWRAGEAPPAPCRENWITQDCEQAFPELRPEVVGQQSLDAVDLENEEPGNDDAEWRHLLETTEPVPIQLKAPLALLCNPDFCQRIQSQLHEAGGQILKGVLEGASHILPVLRVLSSLLSSCGGDSVSLYSFCRGAGLPRLLLSLLRHSQESSSIQQQRWYGTFLRDLMAVIQAYFACTFNLERSQTGDSLQVFQEAANLFLELLGKLLAQPDDSEQTLRRDSLMCFTVLCEAMDGNSWTISRAFYSSLMTTQRAVLDGLLHGLTVPQLPFHSPPGAPEVSQPLREQSEDLPGALSSALAALCTAPVGLPGCWEAKEQISRHLANQLTEDSNQLRSSLISGLQDPILCLHLLKVLYSCCHVSEPLCRLLGQEPLALESLWKLVQGKVKVVDWEESAEVTLYLLSLLVLHLQDLPSGMEKLGSEVATVFTHSHVVSLVSAAACLLGQLGQQGVTFDLQPVEWIAAATHALSAPAEVRLTPPGGCGFYDGLLMLLLQLLTQQGKGNPVRVVASSEMWTVLWHRFSMVLRLPEGASVQEEELSPSSPQSLEPDWTLISPQGMAALLSLAMATFTQEPQLCLSHLSQRGSILMSTLKHLLSPSFLHHLTQAPQGPEFLPVVVLSVCQLLCFPFALDVDADLLEGVLADLTDSEVIAHLLQVCRHHLPLTQAELPISLLTRLALSEPPSLNQFVSTVAACPTTTISFLSAALLGDQPLLTSDLLSLLAHTARVLSPSHLSFIQELLAGPDESYRPLRSLLGHPENSVRARTYGLLGHLLQHSGALRGALQSQLGLLNLLLLGLGDKDPAVRRGASFAVGNAAYQAGPLGPALAAAVPGMTQLLGDPQAGIRRNAASALGNLGPEGLGDELLRCQVPQRLLEVACGDPQPNVKEAALVALRSLQQEPCIHQVLVSLGASEKLALLSLGNQLLPRSSPRPASTKHCRKLIHLLRPTHNT, from the exons ATGTGTGGAACTGTCCCTGGAGCTGTAGCCCTTCACCACCATCTCTATCTCCTTCTGAGGGATCCTGAAATCTCTGTCATGGAAAAGTACCACGTGTTGGAGATGATTGGAGAAGGCTCTTTCGGGAGGGTGTACAAGGGTCGAAGAAAATACAGCGCTCAGGTG GTGGTGGCCCTGAAGTTCATTCCAAAATTGGGACGCTCGGAGAAAGAGCTGAGGAATCTGCAACGAGAGATTGAAATCATGCGGGGTCTGCGGCATCCCAATATTGTGCATATGCTTGACAGCTTTGAGACTGACAAAGAG gtggtggtggtgacagacTATGCTGAGGGAGAGCTTTTTCAAATCCTAGAAGATGATGGAAAACTTCCCGAAGAGCAG GTTCAGGCCATTGCTGCCCAGTTGGTGTCAGCCCTGTACTATCTGCATTCCCACCGCATCCTCCACCGAGACATGAAGCCTCAGAACATCCTCCTTGCCAAGGGTGGTGGCATaaagctctgtgactttgg ATTTGCCCGGGCTATGAGCACCAACACGATGGTGCTGACATCCATTAAAGGCACACCACTCTACATGTCTCCAGAGCTGGTGGAGGAACGACCATACGACCACACAGCGGACCTCTGGTCTGTGGGCTGCATACTGTATGAGCTGGCAGTGGGCACTCCTCCCTTCTATACCACGAGCATCTTTCAGCTGGTCAGCCAAATTCTCAAGGACCCTGTGCGCTGGCCCCCCACCATTAGTCCTTGCTTCAAG AATTTCCTTCAGGGACTGCTCACCAAGGACCCCCGGCAGCGTCTGTCCTGGCCAGACCTGTTACATCATCCCTTTATTGCTGGTCGTGTCATCA TATTAACCGAGTCAGCAGGCCCAGATTTGGGTACCCCATTCACCAGTCGCTTACCCCCAGAACTTCAGGTCCTAAAGGACCAACAGGCGCATCGTCTGGCCCCCAAGGGCAATCGATCTCGCATCTTGCGGCAAGCCTATAAGCACATGGCTGAGGAGGCCAAGCAGAAG AAACACCAGAACACAGGACCTGCCCTCGAGCAAGAGGACAGGACCAGCAAGGTGGCTTCTGGCACAGCCTCTCTGCCCAGACTAAAGGCCACTCCTCAGGAACCAAGCCTCTTGACTGGGGTCTTAGGCTCAGAAATGAAGAGCAGCTGGGCTGAGTGGAGGGCTGGAGAAGCTCCCCCTGCACCTTG CAGGGAAAACTGGATCACCCAGGATTGTGAGCAAGCATTCCCAGAGCTGAGGCCAGAGGTGGTGGGCCAGCAGAGCCTTGATGCAGTGGACCTAGAAAATGAG GAGCCAGGCAACGATGATGCTGAGTGGCGGCACCTGCTAGagaccactgagcctgtgcccaTCCAACTGAAGGCCCCTCTCGCCCTGCTGTGCAATCCCGACTTCTGCCAGCGCATCCAGAGTCAGCTGCATGAGGCTGGAGGGCAG ATCCTGAAAGGCGTGCTGGAGGGCGCTTCCCATATCCTTCCTGTGCTCCGGGTCCTGAGCAGTCTTCTGTCCAGCTGCGGTGGTGACTCTGTTTCCTTGTACTCCTTCTGCCGAGGGGCAGGGCTGCCCCGGCTGCTGCTCAGCCTCCTCCGACACAGCCAGGAGAGCAGCAGTATCCAGCAG CAGCGTTGGTATGGGACCTTCTTACGGGACCTGATGGCTGTGATTCAGGCCTACTTTGCCTGCACCTTCAATCTGGAGAGGAGCCAGACAGGTGACAG CCTACAGGTATTTCAGGAAGCTGCCAACCTCTTTCTGGAGCTCTTGGGGAAACTACTGGCCCAACCAGATGACTCTGAGCAGACTTTGCGGAGGGACAGCCTTATG TGCTTTACTGTTCTGTGTGAAGCCATGGATGGGAACAGCTGGACCATCTCCAGAGCTTTCTACTCCAGCCTGATGACCACACAGCGGGCTGTGTTGGACGGGCTCCTTCATGGCTTGACAGTTCCACAGCTCCCTTTCCACAGCCCCCCAG GAGCCCCCGAGGTGAGCCAGCCGCTTCGGGAGCAGAGTGAGGATCTGCCTGGAGCCCTGTCCTCGGCACTGGCAGCCTTATGCACTGCTCCTGTGGGGCTACCTGGCTGCTGGGAAGCCAAGGAGCAG ATCTCCCGGCATTTGGCAAACCAACTCACTGAAGACAGCAACCAACTGAGGTCATCCCTCATCTCTGGCCTGCAGGATCCCATCCTGTGCCTACACCTTCTCAAG GTTCTCTACTCCTGCTGCCACGTCAGTGAGCCCCTGTGCCGTCTTCTAGGGCAAGAGCCCCTGGCCTTGGAGTCACTGTGGAAGTTGGTCCAGGGCAAG GTAAAGGTAGTGGATTGGGAAGAGTCTGCTGAAGTGACACTGTACCTCCTCTCCCTTCTTGTCCTTCACCTCCAAGATCTGCCTTCTGG AATGGAGAAGCTAGGCAGTGAGGTTGCTACTGTCTTTACCCATTCACACGTCGTCTCTCTTGTG AGCGCAGCAGCCTGTCTGTTGGGACAGCTTGGTCAGCAAGGGGTGACTTTTGACCTCCAGCCTGTGGAGTGGATTGCAGCTGCCACACATGCCCTGTCCGCCCCTGCGGAG GTCCGGCTGACTCCACCAGGTGGCTGTGGATTCTATGATGGCCTCCTCATGCTTCTGCTGCAGCTGCTCACCCAG CAGGGGAAGGGTAATCCAGTAAGGGTCGTGGCTAGCTCAGAAATGTGGACCGTTCTGTGGCACCGCTTCTCCATGGTGCTGAGGCTCCCTGAGGGGGCATCTGTACAGGAAGAGGAGCTGTCACCGTCCAGTCCACAAAGCCTAGAGCCAGACTGGACGCTGATCTCACCCCAAG GCATGGCAGCCCTGCTGAGCCTGGCCATGGCCACCTTTACCCAGGAACCCCAGTTATGCCTGAGCCACCTGTCTCAGCGTGGAAGTATCCTCATGTCCACCCTGAAGCATCTGCTTTCGCCCAGCTTCCTGCATCACCTGACCCAGGC GCCTCAGGGGCCTGAGTTTCTCCCCGTTGTGGTGCTCTCTGTCTGCCAGCTCCTCTGCTTCCCCTTCGCCCTGGATGTGGACGCTGACCTCCTTGAAGGTGTCTTGGCTGACCTCACAGACTCAGAAGTCATAGCGCACCTGCTGCAG GTCTGCCGCCACCATCTTCCACTGACACAAGCCGAGCTGCCCATCAGTCTGCTCACACGCCTGGCCCTCTCTGAGCCCCCCTCTCTCAACCAGTTTGTGAGCACAGTAGCCGCCTGCCCTACAACCACCATCTCATTCCTCTCAGCTGCCCTCCTGGGTGACCAGCCGCTGCTGACCTCtgaccttctctccctcctggcCCACACCGCTCGGGTACTGTCTCCCAGCCATTTGTCCTTTATCCAAGAACTCCTGGCTGGCCCCGATGAATCCTATCGGCCCCTGCGCAGCCTCCTGGGCCACCCAGAGAATTCTGTGCGGGCCCGTACTTACGGGCTTCTGGGACACTTGCTCCAGCACAGCGGAGCCCTGCGTGGGGCCCTGCAGAGCCAGCTAGGACTGCTCAACCTTTTGCTGCTGGGGCTTGGAGACAAAGACCCTGCTGTGCGGCGTGGTGCCAGCTTTGCTGTGGGCAATGCAGCCTACCAAGCTGGTCCCCTGGGGCCTGCCCTGGCGGCTGCGGTGCCCGGTATGACCCAGCTACTTGGAGATCCTCAGGCTGGTATCCGGCGCAATGCCGCATCAGCTCTGGGCAACTTGGGGCCTGAGGGTTTGGGGGACGAGCTGTTACGGTGCCAAGTACCCCAGCGGCTCCTAGAGGTGGCGTGTGGAGACCCCCAGCCAAATGTGAAGGAGGCCGCCCTCGTTGCCCTCCGGAGCCTCCAACAGGAGCCCTGCATCCATCAG GTGCTGGTGTCCCTGGGTGCCAGTGAGAAATTAGCCTTGCTCTCTCTGGGGAATCAGTTACTGCCACGTAGCAGTCCCAGGCCGGCCTCTACCAAACACTGCAGGAAGCTCATTCACCTCTTGAGGCCAACCCACAATACGTGA